The following coding sequences lie in one Nerophis lumbriciformis linkage group LG02, RoL_Nlum_v2.1, whole genome shotgun sequence genomic window:
- the LOC133595236 gene encoding uncharacterized protein — protein sequence MKKFQQRAYKRRWAATTRHLKKQCRQSTLELESDDSEQENDTTIFTTPETVTTLQYMDAAETASCTAAGADNATYSGPDSDEPDENDADWRLIDHHVTLSSDSENESDSDCFEDILRSGLFYLQNSFCYWPKPNPTHSRIRRAEIPDKEVWVRLPIRVFRKTLTEDFDKALQYEKQAEMFSSPEEEEMSTKWSHITPERYRNDEEDVFDADGEEEIRPKKKCRKEKLQILIQAPPLPVLPPLNFPNSSEYQTTSASTSQYYTTPRHPGRPHSPARSSTYRLSPDRNHASSSSQYQTTPASTSQYQTTPRSSRNALESELFQLNMKVKKNS from the exons ATGAAGAAGTTTCAACAGAGGGCTTATAAGCGTAGATGGGCTGCCACAACTAGGCATTTGAAGAAGCAATGCCGACAGTCAACTTTAGAATTAGAGAGTGATGATAGCGAGCAAGAGAATGACACGACAATCTTTACAACTCCAGAAACAGTGACAACCCTTCAGTACATGGATGCTGCGGAGACTGCTTCCTGCACTGCCGCGGGTGCTGACAATGCCACCTACAGTGGCCCTGATAGTGATGAGCCTGATGAAAATGATGCTGATTGGAGACTAATCGACCATCATGTCACCTTGTCATCTGATTCAGAAAATGAGAGTGATAGTGACTGCTTTGAAGATATTTTGAGGTCTGGATTATTTTATCTTCAGAATAGCTTCTGCTATTGGCCAAAGCCAAATCCTACCCACTCCAGAATCCGGAGAGCTGAGATTCCTGACAAAGAAGTCTGGGTTAGGCTGCCAATTCGGGTTTTCAGGAAAACATTGACTG AAGACTTTGACAAGGCCCTTCAATATGAAAAACAAGCTGAAATGTTTTCGAGCCCAGAGGAAGAAGAAATGTCAACCAAATGGAGCCACATCACCCCTGAACGTTATAGAAACGATGAGGAAGATGTGTTTGATGCTGACG GCGAAGAGGAAATTCGGccaaaaaagaagtgcagaaaagaGAAATTACAGATCCTCATCCAGGCACCCCCACTGCCAGTGCTCccaccattgaactttccaaacTCCAGCGAGTACCAGACCACTTCAGCCAGTACCAGCCAATACTACACCACTCCAAGGCATCCAGGCCGACCTCACAGCCCAGCGAGAAGCAGCACTTACAGGCTCAGTCCAGACAGGAATCATGCATCCAGCTCAAGCCAGTACCAAACCACTCCAGCCAGTACGAGTCAGTACCAGACCACTCCAAGAAGCAGCAGGAATGCCCTTGAAAGTGAAC ttttccagttaaacatgaaagttaaaaaaaatagttga